From a single Aricia agestis chromosome 17, ilAriAges1.1, whole genome shotgun sequence genomic region:
- the LOC121735179 gene encoding glycine-rich cell wall structural protein 1.8-like isoform X7, with translation MRTVLYLVIVLVAVVRSDDLKCYVCDDCETDYKDMIEICSAPSNGGETGGNGNGGTEEGGSSGGGSGETGGNGNGGTEEGGSSSGGSGETGGNGNGGTEEGGGSSGGSGETGGNGNGGTEEGGSSGGGSGETGGNGNGGTEEGGGSSGGNGETGGNGNGGTEEGGSSSGGSGETGGNGNGGTEEGGGSSGGSGETGGNGNGGTEEGGSSGGGSGETGGNGNGGTEEGGGSSGGNGETGGNGNGGTEEGGSSSGGSGETGGNGNGGTEEGGGSSGGGGETGGNGNGGTEEGGSSSGGNGETGGNGNGGTEEGGSSGGGSGETDGNGNGGTEEGGSSSGGSGETGGNGNGGTEEGGGSSGGNGETGGNGNGGTEEGGSSGGESGETVGNGNGGTEEGGSSSGGNGETGGSENGETGGSESGETGGNGSGNSPGDGGSNAAGSGGTGGSGSGGSTEESSSGGAGSSGTGSSGSTSTGDNGSSSAASSGTEGSESSSTGGSDDATGTSGSGNPGGSSNTGSATGDNASNTNDGNAIHNNGDAVSGNNKNSIANNENIGNVNDNTTDNAAKTDPKTIESNDSENNKQYSVQMVGDNNAYSSASRGGLLRVVREVKSAAITGTRCVRTSYEENGKLKVKRGCSFEGDAETRCKQLLGANSTVDPKSCKICDGALCNSAVTVTGAFLPFIVSFILNFYYVS, from the exons ATGAGGACGGTACTTTACCTGGTGATTGTCCTTGTAGCGGTCGTCAGAT cgGACGACCTAAAATGCTATGTTTGCGATGACTGTGAAACAGATTATAAAGACATGATAGAAATATGTAGTGCACCAAGCAACGGTGGTGAAACGGGAGGCAATGGAAATGGTGGCACGGAAGAGGGTGGCAGTAGCGGTGGTGGAAGTGGTGAGACAGGTGGCAATGGAAATGGTGGCACAGAAGAAGGTGGCAGTAGCAGTggtggaagtggtgaaacaggaggCAATGGAAATGGTGGCACGGAAGAGGGTGGCGGTAGCAGTggtggaagtggtgaaacaggaggCAATGGAAATGGTGGCACGGAAGAGGGTGGCAGTAGCGGTGGTGGTAGCGGTGAAACAGGAGGCAATGGAAATGGTGGCACGGAAGAGGGTGGCGGTAGCAGTGgtggaaatggtgaaacaggagGCAATGGAAATGGTGGCACGGAAGAAGGTGGCAGTAGCAGTGGTGGTAGCGGTGAAACAGGAGGCAATGGAAATGGTGGCACGGAAGAGGGTGGCGGTAGCAGTggtggaagtggtgaaacaggaggCAATGGAAATGGTGGCACGGAAGAGGGTGGCAGTAGCGGTGGTGGTAGCGGTGAAACAGGAGGCAATGGAAATGGGGGCACGGAAGAGGGTGGCGGTAGCAGTGgtggaaatggtgaaacaggagGCAATGGAAATGGTGGCACGGAAGAAGGTGGCAGTAGCAGTggtggaagtggtgaaacaggaggCAATGGAAATGGTGGCACGGAAGAAGGTGGTGGTAGCAGTGGTGGAGGTGGTGAAACAGGAGGCAATGGAAATGGGGGCACGGAAGAAGGTGGCAGTAGCAGTGggggaaatggtgaaacaggagGCAATGGAAATGGTGGCACGGAAGAGGGTGGCAGTAGCGGTGGTGGAAGTGGTGAGACAGATGGCAATGGAAATGGTGGCACGGAAGAAGGTGGCAGTAGCAGTggtggaagtggtgaaacaggaggCAATGGAAATGGTGGCACGGAAGAAGGTGGCGGTAGCAGTGgtggaaatggtgaaacaggtgGCAATGGAAATGGTGGTACGGAAGAGGGTGGCAGTAGCGGTGGTGAAAGTGGTGAGACAGTTGGCAATGGAAATGGTGGCACGGAAGAAGGTGGCAGTAGCAGTGGTGGAAATGGTGAAACGGGAGGAAGCGAAAATGGTGAAACCGGGGGTAGTgagagtggtgaaacaggaggTAATGGAAGTGGCAATAGCCCAGGAGATGGTGGCAGTAACGCTGCTGGAAGTGGTGGCACAGGAGGTAGTGGAAGTGGCGGTAGCACAGAAGAAAGTAGCAGTGGAGGCGCTGGAAGTAGTGGAACTGGCAGTAGTGGAAGCACAAGTACAGGAGACAATGGCAGTAGCAGCGCTGCAAGCAGTGGAACAGAAGgaagtgaaagtagcagtacgGGTGGTAGTGATGATGCAACAGGAACC AGTGGCAGTGGTAATCCGGGAGGTAG TAGCAACACTGGCAGTGCAACAGGAGATAATGCAAGTAACACCAATGATGGTAATGCTATTCACAACAATGGGGACGCTGTAAGTGGAAACAACAAAAATAGTATTgctaataatgaaaatattggAAATGTTAACGACAATACAACAGATAATGCTGCAAAAACTGATCCCAAAACTATTGAAAGCAATGATAGTGAGAACAACAAACAGTACTCAGTTCAG aTGGTGGGTGACAACAATGCTTACAGTTCTGCGTCAAGAGGTGGACTTCTGAGGGTAGTCAGAGAAGTGAAAAGTGCTGCGATTACCGGAACTCGATGTGTCAGAACATCTTATGAGG AAAATGGAAAACTCAAAGTAAAACGTGGCTGCTCTTTTGAAGGGGATGCAGAAACGAGATGCAAGCAACTTTTGGGCGCTAATTCTACTGTAGATCCTAAATCCTGTAAAATTTGCGATGGCGCACTTTGCAATTCTGCTGTAACTGTAACTGGcgcgtttttaccatttattgTCAGTTTTATCCTAAACTTTTATTATGTTAGTTAA
- the LOC121735179 gene encoding loricrin-like isoform X14, translating into MRTVLYLVIVLVAVVRSDDLKCYVCDDCETDYKDMIEICSAPSNGGETGGNGNGGTEEGGSSSGGSGETGGNGNGGTEEGGGSSGGSGETGGNGNGGTEEGGSSGGGSGETGGNGNGGTEEGGGSSGGNGETGGNGNGGTEEGGSSSGGSGETGGNGNGGTEEGGGSSGGGGETGGNGNGGTEEGGSSSGGNGETGGNGNGGTEEGGSSGGGSGETDGNGNGGTEEGGSSSGGSGETGGNGNGGTEEGGGSSGGNGETGGNGNGGTEEGGSSGGESGETVGNGNGGTEEGGSSSGGNGETGGSENGETGGSESGETGGNGSGNSPGDGGSNAAGSGGTGGSGSGGSTEESSSGGAGSSGTGSSGSTSTGDNGSSSAASSGTEGSESSSTGGSDDATGTNGSGGSGYGTSSSVNTGNSGSGNPGGSSSGNAGSESSGESSVSNTGSATGDNASNTNDGNAIHNNGDAVSGNNKNSIANNENIGNVNDNTTDNAAKTDPKTIESNDSENNKQYSVQMVGDNNAYSSASRGGLLRVVREVKSAAITGTRCVRTSYEENGKLKVKRGCSFEGDAETRCKQLLGANSTVDPKSCKICDGALCNSAVTVTGAFLPFIVSFILNFYYVS; encoded by the exons ATGAGGACGGTACTTTACCTGGTGATTGTCCTTGTAGCGGTCGTCAGAT cgGACGACCTAAAATGCTATGTTTGCGATGACTGTGAAACAGATTATAAAGACATGATAGAAATATGTAGTGCACCAAGCAACGGTGGTGAAACGGGAG GCAATGGAAATGGTGGCACGGAAGAAGGTGGCAGTAGCAGTGGTGGTAGCGGTGAAACAGGAGGCAATGGAAATGGTGGCACGGAAGAGGGTGGCGGTAGCAGTggtggaagtggtgaaacaggaggCAATGGAAATGGTGGCACGGAAGAGGGTGGCAGTAGCGGTGGTGGTAGCGGTGAAACAGGAGGCAATGGAAATGGGGGCACGGAAGAGGGTGGCGGTAGCAGTGgtggaaatggtgaaacaggagGCAATGGAAATGGTGGCACGGAAGAAGGTGGCAGTAGCAGTggtggaagtggtgaaacaggaggCAATGGAAATGGTGGCACGGAAGAAGGTGGTGGTAGCAGTGGTGGAGGTGGTGAAACAGGAGGCAATGGAAATGGGGGCACGGAAGAAGGTGGCAGTAGCAGTGggggaaatggtgaaacaggagGCAATGGAAATGGTGGCACGGAAGAGGGTGGCAGTAGCGGTGGTGGAAGTGGTGAGACAGATGGCAATGGAAATGGTGGCACGGAAGAAGGTGGCAGTAGCAGTggtggaagtggtgaaacaggaggCAATGGAAATGGTGGCACGGAAGAAGGTGGCGGTAGCAGTGgtggaaatggtgaaacaggtgGCAATGGAAATGGTGGTACGGAAGAGGGTGGCAGTAGCGGTGGTGAAAGTGGTGAGACAGTTGGCAATGGAAATGGTGGCACGGAAGAAGGTGGCAGTAGCAGTGGTGGAAATGGTGAAACGGGAGGAAGCGAAAATGGTGAAACCGGGGGTAGTgagagtggtgaaacaggaggTAATGGAAGTGGCAATAGCCCAGGAGATGGTGGCAGTAACGCTGCTGGAAGTGGTGGCACAGGAGGTAGTGGAAGTGGCGGTAGCACAGAAGAAAGTAGCAGTGGAGGCGCTGGAAGTAGTGGAACTGGCAGTAGTGGAAGCACAAGTACAGGAGACAATGGCAGTAGCAGCGCTGCAAGCAGTGGAACAGAAGgaagtgaaagtagcagtacgGGTGGTAGTGATGATGCAACAGGAACCAATGGCAGTGGTGGCAGTGGATACGGTACTAGCAGCAGTGTTAATACAGGAAATAGTGGCAGTGGTAATCCGGGAGGTAGTAGTAGCGGCAACGCTGGAAGTGAAAGCTCGGGAGAGAGCAGTGTTAGCAACACTGGCAGTGCAACAGGAGATAATGCAAGTAACACCAATGATGGTAATGCTATTCACAACAATGGGGACGCTGTAAGTGGAAACAACAAAAATAGTATTgctaataatgaaaatattggAAATGTTAACGACAATACAACAGATAATGCTGCAAAAACTGATCCCAAAACTATTGAAAGCAATGATAGTGAGAACAACAAACAGTACTCAGTTCAG aTGGTGGGTGACAACAATGCTTACAGTTCTGCGTCAAGAGGTGGACTTCTGAGGGTAGTCAGAGAAGTGAAAAGTGCTGCGATTACCGGAACTCGATGTGTCAGAACATCTTATGAGG AAAATGGAAAACTCAAAGTAAAACGTGGCTGCTCTTTTGAAGGGGATGCAGAAACGAGATGCAAGCAACTTTTGGGCGCTAATTCTACTGTAGATCCTAAATCCTGTAAAATTTGCGATGGCGCACTTTGCAATTCTGCTGTAACTGTAACTGGcgcgtttttaccatttattgTCAGTTTTATCCTAAACTTTTATTATGTTAGTTAA
- the LOC121735179 gene encoding glycine-rich cell wall structural protein 1.8-like isoform X3 translates to MRTVLYLVIVLVAVVRSDDLKCYVCDDCETDYKDMIEICSAPSNGGETGGNGNGGTEEGGSSGGGSGETGGNGNGGTEEGGSSSGGSGETGGNGNGGTEEGGGSSGGSGETGGNGNGGTEEGGSSGGGSGETGGNGNGGTEEGGGSSGGNGETGGNGNGGTEEGGSSSGGSGETGGNGNGGTEEGGGSSGGSGETGGNGNGGTEEGGSSGGGSGETGGNGNGGTEEGGGSSGGNGETGGNGNGGTEEGGSSSGGSGETGGNGNGGTEEGGGSSGGGGETGGNGNGGTEEGGSSSGGNGETGGNGNGGTEEGGSSGGGSGETDGNGNGGTEEGGSSSGGSGETGGNGNGGTEEGGGSSGGNGETGGNGNGGTEEGGSSGGESGETVGNGNGGTEEGGSSSGGNGETGGSENGETGGSESGETGGNGSGNSPGDGGSNAAGSGGTGGSGSGGSTEESSSGGAGSSGTGSSGSTSTGDNGSSSAASSGTEGSESSSTGGSDDATGTNGSGGSGYGTSSSVNTGNSGSGNPGGSSNTGSATGDNASNTNDGNAIHNNGDAVSGNNKNSIANNENIGNVNDNTTDNAAKTDPKTIESNDSENNKQYSVQMVGDNNAYSSASRGGLLRVVREVKSAAITGTRCVRTSYEENGKLKVKRGCSFEGDAETRCKQLLGANSTVDPKSCKICDGALCNSAVTVTGAFLPFIVSFILNFYYVS, encoded by the exons ATGAGGACGGTACTTTACCTGGTGATTGTCCTTGTAGCGGTCGTCAGAT cgGACGACCTAAAATGCTATGTTTGCGATGACTGTGAAACAGATTATAAAGACATGATAGAAATATGTAGTGCACCAAGCAACGGTGGTGAAACGGGAGGCAATGGAAATGGTGGCACGGAAGAGGGTGGCAGTAGCGGTGGTGGAAGTGGTGAGACAGGTGGCAATGGAAATGGTGGCACAGAAGAAGGTGGCAGTAGCAGTggtggaagtggtgaaacaggaggCAATGGAAATGGTGGCACGGAAGAGGGTGGCGGTAGCAGTggtggaagtggtgaaacaggaggCAATGGAAATGGTGGCACGGAAGAGGGTGGCAGTAGCGGTGGTGGTAGCGGTGAAACAGGAGGCAATGGAAATGGTGGCACGGAAGAGGGTGGCGGTAGCAGTGgtggaaatggtgaaacaggagGCAATGGAAATGGTGGCACGGAAGAAGGTGGCAGTAGCAGTGGTGGTAGCGGTGAAACAGGAGGCAATGGAAATGGTGGCACGGAAGAGGGTGGCGGTAGCAGTggtggaagtggtgaaacaggaggCAATGGAAATGGTGGCACGGAAGAGGGTGGCAGTAGCGGTGGTGGTAGCGGTGAAACAGGAGGCAATGGAAATGGGGGCACGGAAGAGGGTGGCGGTAGCAGTGgtggaaatggtgaaacaggagGCAATGGAAATGGTGGCACGGAAGAAGGTGGCAGTAGCAGTggtggaagtggtgaaacaggaggCAATGGAAATGGTGGCACGGAAGAAGGTGGTGGTAGCAGTGGTGGAGGTGGTGAAACAGGAGGCAATGGAAATGGGGGCACGGAAGAAGGTGGCAGTAGCAGTGggggaaatggtgaaacaggagGCAATGGAAATGGTGGCACGGAAGAGGGTGGCAGTAGCGGTGGTGGAAGTGGTGAGACAGATGGCAATGGAAATGGTGGCACGGAAGAAGGTGGCAGTAGCAGTggtggaagtggtgaaacaggaggCAATGGAAATGGTGGCACGGAAGAAGGTGGCGGTAGCAGTGgtggaaatggtgaaacaggtgGCAATGGAAATGGTGGTACGGAAGAGGGTGGCAGTAGCGGTGGTGAAAGTGGTGAGACAGTTGGCAATGGAAATGGTGGCACGGAAGAAGGTGGCAGTAGCAGTGGTGGAAATGGTGAAACGGGAGGAAGCGAAAATGGTGAAACCGGGGGTAGTgagagtggtgaaacaggaggTAATGGAAGTGGCAATAGCCCAGGAGATGGTGGCAGTAACGCTGCTGGAAGTGGTGGCACAGGAGGTAGTGGAAGTGGCGGTAGCACAGAAGAAAGTAGCAGTGGAGGCGCTGGAAGTAGTGGAACTGGCAGTAGTGGAAGCACAAGTACAGGAGACAATGGCAGTAGCAGCGCTGCAAGCAGTGGAACAGAAGgaagtgaaagtagcagtacgGGTGGTAGTGATGATGCAACAGGAACCAATGGCAGTGGTGGCAGTGGATACGGTACTAGCAGCAGTGTTAATACAGGAAATAGTGGCAGTGGTAATCCGGGAGGTAG TAGCAACACTGGCAGTGCAACAGGAGATAATGCAAGTAACACCAATGATGGTAATGCTATTCACAACAATGGGGACGCTGTAAGTGGAAACAACAAAAATAGTATTgctaataatgaaaatattggAAATGTTAACGACAATACAACAGATAATGCTGCAAAAACTGATCCCAAAACTATTGAAAGCAATGATAGTGAGAACAACAAACAGTACTCAGTTCAG aTGGTGGGTGACAACAATGCTTACAGTTCTGCGTCAAGAGGTGGACTTCTGAGGGTAGTCAGAGAAGTGAAAAGTGCTGCGATTACCGGAACTCGATGTGTCAGAACATCTTATGAGG AAAATGGAAAACTCAAAGTAAAACGTGGCTGCTCTTTTGAAGGGGATGCAGAAACGAGATGCAAGCAACTTTTGGGCGCTAATTCTACTGTAGATCCTAAATCCTGTAAAATTTGCGATGGCGCACTTTGCAATTCTGCTGTAACTGTAACTGGcgcgtttttaccatttattgTCAGTTTTATCCTAAACTTTTATTATGTTAGTTAA
- the LOC121735179 gene encoding glycine-rich cell wall structural protein 1.8-like isoform X6, whose amino-acid sequence MRTVLYLVIVLVAVVRSDDLKCYVCDDCETDYKDMIEICSAPSNGGETGGNGNGGTEEGGSSGGGSGETGGNGNGGTEEGGSSSGGSGETGGNGNGGTEEGGGSSGGSGETGGNGNGGTEEGGSSGGGSGETGGNGNGGTEEGGGSSGGNGETGGNGNGGTEEGGSSSGGSGETGGNGNGGTEEGGGSSGGSGETGGNGNGGTEEGGSSGGGSGETGGNGNGGTEEGGGSSGGNGETGGNGNGGTEEGGSSSGGSGETGGNGNGGTEEGGGSSGGGGETGGNGNGGTEEGGSSSGGNGETGGNGNGGTEEGGSSGGGSGETDGNGNGGTEEGGSSSGGSGETGGNGNGGTEEGGGSSGGNGETGGNGNGGTEEGGSSGGESGETVGNGNGGTEEGGSSSGGNGETGGSENGETGGSESGETGGNGSGNSPGDGGSNAAGSGGTGGSGSGGSTEESSSGGAGSSGTGSSGSTSTGDNGSSSAASSGTEGSESSSTGGSDDATGTSGSGNPGGSSSGNTGSATGDNASNTNDGNAIHNNGDAVSGNNKNSIANNENIGNVNDNTTDNAAKTDPKTIESNDSENNKQYSVQMVGDNNAYSSASRGGLLRVVREVKSAAITGTRCVRTSYEENGKLKVKRGCSFEGDAETRCKQLLGANSTVDPKSCKICDGALCNSAVTVTGAFLPFIVSFILNFYYVS is encoded by the exons ATGAGGACGGTACTTTACCTGGTGATTGTCCTTGTAGCGGTCGTCAGAT cgGACGACCTAAAATGCTATGTTTGCGATGACTGTGAAACAGATTATAAAGACATGATAGAAATATGTAGTGCACCAAGCAACGGTGGTGAAACGGGAGGCAATGGAAATGGTGGCACGGAAGAGGGTGGCAGTAGCGGTGGTGGAAGTGGTGAGACAGGTGGCAATGGAAATGGTGGCACAGAAGAAGGTGGCAGTAGCAGTggtggaagtggtgaaacaggaggCAATGGAAATGGTGGCACGGAAGAGGGTGGCGGTAGCAGTggtggaagtggtgaaacaggaggCAATGGAAATGGTGGCACGGAAGAGGGTGGCAGTAGCGGTGGTGGTAGCGGTGAAACAGGAGGCAATGGAAATGGTGGCACGGAAGAGGGTGGCGGTAGCAGTGgtggaaatggtgaaacaggagGCAATGGAAATGGTGGCACGGAAGAAGGTGGCAGTAGCAGTGGTGGTAGCGGTGAAACAGGAGGCAATGGAAATGGTGGCACGGAAGAGGGTGGCGGTAGCAGTggtggaagtggtgaaacaggaggCAATGGAAATGGTGGCACGGAAGAGGGTGGCAGTAGCGGTGGTGGTAGCGGTGAAACAGGAGGCAATGGAAATGGGGGCACGGAAGAGGGTGGCGGTAGCAGTGgtggaaatggtgaaacaggagGCAATGGAAATGGTGGCACGGAAGAAGGTGGCAGTAGCAGTggtggaagtggtgaaacaggaggCAATGGAAATGGTGGCACGGAAGAAGGTGGTGGTAGCAGTGGTGGAGGTGGTGAAACAGGAGGCAATGGAAATGGGGGCACGGAAGAAGGTGGCAGTAGCAGTGggggaaatggtgaaacaggagGCAATGGAAATGGTGGCACGGAAGAGGGTGGCAGTAGCGGTGGTGGAAGTGGTGAGACAGATGGCAATGGAAATGGTGGCACGGAAGAAGGTGGCAGTAGCAGTggtggaagtggtgaaacaggaggCAATGGAAATGGTGGCACGGAAGAAGGTGGCGGTAGCAGTGgtggaaatggtgaaacaggtgGCAATGGAAATGGTGGTACGGAAGAGGGTGGCAGTAGCGGTGGTGAAAGTGGTGAGACAGTTGGCAATGGAAATGGTGGCACGGAAGAAGGTGGCAGTAGCAGTGGTGGAAATGGTGAAACGGGAGGAAGCGAAAATGGTGAAACCGGGGGTAGTgagagtggtgaaacaggaggTAATGGAAGTGGCAATAGCCCAGGAGATGGTGGCAGTAACGCTGCTGGAAGTGGTGGCACAGGAGGTAGTGGAAGTGGCGGTAGCACAGAAGAAAGTAGCAGTGGAGGCGCTGGAAGTAGTGGAACTGGCAGTAGTGGAAGCACAAGTACAGGAGACAATGGCAGTAGCAGCGCTGCAAGCAGTGGAACAGAAGgaagtgaaagtagcagtacgGGTGGTAGTGATGATGCAACAGGAACC AGTGGCAGTGGTAATCCGGGAGGTAGTAGTAGCG GCAACACTGGCAGTGCAACAGGAGATAATGCAAGTAACACCAATGATGGTAATGCTATTCACAACAATGGGGACGCTGTAAGTGGAAACAACAAAAATAGTATTgctaataatgaaaatattggAAATGTTAACGACAATACAACAGATAATGCTGCAAAAACTGATCCCAAAACTATTGAAAGCAATGATAGTGAGAACAACAAACAGTACTCAGTTCAG aTGGTGGGTGACAACAATGCTTACAGTTCTGCGTCAAGAGGTGGACTTCTGAGGGTAGTCAGAGAAGTGAAAAGTGCTGCGATTACCGGAACTCGATGTGTCAGAACATCTTATGAGG AAAATGGAAAACTCAAAGTAAAACGTGGCTGCTCTTTTGAAGGGGATGCAGAAACGAGATGCAAGCAACTTTTGGGCGCTAATTCTACTGTAGATCCTAAATCCTGTAAAATTTGCGATGGCGCACTTTGCAATTCTGCTGTAACTGTAACTGGcgcgtttttaccatttattgTCAGTTTTATCCTAAACTTTTATTATGTTAGTTAA
- the LOC121735179 gene encoding glycine-rich cell wall structural protein 1.8-like isoform X1, whose translation MRTVLYLVIVLVAVVRSDDLKCYVCDDCETDYKDMIEICSAPSNGGETGGNGNGGTEEGGSSGGGSGETGGNGNGGTEEGGSSSGGSGETGGNGNGGTEEGGGSSGGSGETGGNGNGGTEEGGSSGGGSGETGGNGNGGTEEGGGSSGGNGETGGNGNGGTEEGGSSSGGSGETGGNGNGGTEEGGGSSGGSGETGGNGNGGTEEGGSSGGGSGETGGNGNGGTEEGGGSSGGNGETGGNGNGGTEEGGSSSGGSGETGGNGNGGTEEGGGSSGGGGETGGNGNGGTEEGGSSSGGNGETGGNGNGGTEEGGSSGGGSGETDGNGNGGTEEGGSSSGGSGETGGNGNGGTEEGGGSSGGNGETGGNGNGGTEEGGSSGGESGETVGNGNGGTEEGGSSSGGNGETGGSENGETGGSESGETGGNGSGNSPGDGGSNAAGSGGTGGSGSGGSTEESSSGGAGSSGTGSSGSTSTGDNGSSSAASSGTEGSESSSTGGSDDATGTNGSGGSGYGTSSSVNTGNSGSGNPGGSSSGNAGSESSGESSVSNTGSATGDNASNTNDGNAIHNNGDAVSGNNKNSIANNENIGNVNDNTTDNAAKTDPKTIESNDSENNKQYSVQMVGDNNAYSSASRGGLLRVVREVKSAAITGTRCVRTSYEENGKLKVKRGCSFEGDAETRCKQLLGANSTVDPKSCKICDGALCNSAVTVTGAFLPFIVSFILNFYYVS comes from the exons ATGAGGACGGTACTTTACCTGGTGATTGTCCTTGTAGCGGTCGTCAGAT cgGACGACCTAAAATGCTATGTTTGCGATGACTGTGAAACAGATTATAAAGACATGATAGAAATATGTAGTGCACCAAGCAACGGTGGTGAAACGGGAGGCAATGGAAATGGTGGCACGGAAGAGGGTGGCAGTAGCGGTGGTGGAAGTGGTGAGACAGGTGGCAATGGAAATGGTGGCACAGAAGAAGGTGGCAGTAGCAGTggtggaagtggtgaaacaggaggCAATGGAAATGGTGGCACGGAAGAGGGTGGCGGTAGCAGTggtggaagtggtgaaacaggaggCAATGGAAATGGTGGCACGGAAGAGGGTGGCAGTAGCGGTGGTGGTAGCGGTGAAACAGGAGGCAATGGAAATGGTGGCACGGAAGAGGGTGGCGGTAGCAGTGgtggaaatggtgaaacaggagGCAATGGAAATGGTGGCACGGAAGAAGGTGGCAGTAGCAGTGGTGGTAGCGGTGAAACAGGAGGCAATGGAAATGGTGGCACGGAAGAGGGTGGCGGTAGCAGTggtggaagtggtgaaacaggaggCAATGGAAATGGTGGCACGGAAGAGGGTGGCAGTAGCGGTGGTGGTAGCGGTGAAACAGGAGGCAATGGAAATGGGGGCACGGAAGAGGGTGGCGGTAGCAGTGgtggaaatggtgaaacaggagGCAATGGAAATGGTGGCACGGAAGAAGGTGGCAGTAGCAGTggtggaagtggtgaaacaggaggCAATGGAAATGGTGGCACGGAAGAAGGTGGTGGTAGCAGTGGTGGAGGTGGTGAAACAGGAGGCAATGGAAATGGGGGCACGGAAGAAGGTGGCAGTAGCAGTGggggaaatggtgaaacaggagGCAATGGAAATGGTGGCACGGAAGAGGGTGGCAGTAGCGGTGGTGGAAGTGGTGAGACAGATGGCAATGGAAATGGTGGCACGGAAGAAGGTGGCAGTAGCAGTggtggaagtggtgaaacaggaggCAATGGAAATGGTGGCACGGAAGAAGGTGGCGGTAGCAGTGgtggaaatggtgaaacaggtgGCAATGGAAATGGTGGTACGGAAGAGGGTGGCAGTAGCGGTGGTGAAAGTGGTGAGACAGTTGGCAATGGAAATGGTGGCACGGAAGAAGGTGGCAGTAGCAGTGGTGGAAATGGTGAAACGGGAGGAAGCGAAAATGGTGAAACCGGGGGTAGTgagagtggtgaaacaggaggTAATGGAAGTGGCAATAGCCCAGGAGATGGTGGCAGTAACGCTGCTGGAAGTGGTGGCACAGGAGGTAGTGGAAGTGGCGGTAGCACAGAAGAAAGTAGCAGTGGAGGCGCTGGAAGTAGTGGAACTGGCAGTAGTGGAAGCACAAGTACAGGAGACAATGGCAGTAGCAGCGCTGCAAGCAGTGGAACAGAAGgaagtgaaagtagcagtacgGGTGGTAGTGATGATGCAACAGGAACCAATGGCAGTGGTGGCAGTGGATACGGTACTAGCAGCAGTGTTAATACAGGAAATAGTGGCAGTGGTAATCCGGGAGGTAGTAGTAGCGGCAACGCTGGAAGTGAAAGCTCGGGAGAGAGCAGTGTTAGCAACACTGGCAGTGCAACAGGAGATAATGCAAGTAACACCAATGATGGTAATGCTATTCACAACAATGGGGACGCTGTAAGTGGAAACAACAAAAATAGTATTgctaataatgaaaatattggAAATGTTAACGACAATACAACAGATAATGCTGCAAAAACTGATCCCAAAACTATTGAAAGCAATGATAGTGAGAACAACAAACAGTACTCAGTTCAG aTGGTGGGTGACAACAATGCTTACAGTTCTGCGTCAAGAGGTGGACTTCTGAGGGTAGTCAGAGAAGTGAAAAGTGCTGCGATTACCGGAACTCGATGTGTCAGAACATCTTATGAGG AAAATGGAAAACTCAAAGTAAAACGTGGCTGCTCTTTTGAAGGGGATGCAGAAACGAGATGCAAGCAACTTTTGGGCGCTAATTCTACTGTAGATCCTAAATCCTGTAAAATTTGCGATGGCGCACTTTGCAATTCTGCTGTAACTGTAACTGGcgcgtttttaccatttattgTCAGTTTTATCCTAAACTTTTATTATGTTAGTTAA